A single genomic interval of Coccidioides posadasii str. Silveira chromosome 1, complete sequence harbors:
- a CDS encoding uncharacterized protein (EggNog:ENOG410PTYR), whose product MIAVSMKSQHPHLHNSDPNSSDNASLSAANTPPNTVTQKQPQSSTTTNTMLAVAPPSIPPSPILNTNGVQKRPKLSLQTSCLPVTFGNSTTGLSLNHSASCSPSPTVKNTFRNAYDAYRHTPSPAPTLRAEPCTKDPKPTSKQEALPANYSRHSHDELPYQLPLGIRGILRNSPIVASSLRRASLSATSVNGSGNGRRALFPAKKRVHYRCPIDEEIKTVRFIAKHSDLTSPSGYSCSSSSASSSSSSEGESASDSSESSGASDEDSTSTHKETGGTSSPGKRKKHARSMRQIRAAGLRDRVPCPDDDVETPQTPVNRRRKRQRQWRWTLGPIKDGHVLPSRDDGSNAAVQETDPQPASLAIQGGKSPGVNIVIPMPVPIQSRPKLSPFNFNNLLGSRSVVSPSLVLDQALLALNAL is encoded by the exons ATGATTGCTGTTTCGATGAAGAGCCAGCATCCTCATCTACATAACTCCGATCCAAATTCCTCCGACAACGCCTCCCTGTCTGCTGCGAATACACCTCCAAACACCGTCACACAGAAACAGCCTCAGAGTTCGACGACTACTAACACAATGCTGGCCGTCGCTCCCCCTTCAATACCTCCCTCACCAATCCTCAACACCAACGGGGTACAAAAGCGACCCAAGCTGTCGCTCCAGACGTCGTGTCTGCCAGTTACATTTGGAAACTCCACGACGGGTCTGTCGCTGAACCATTCCGCTAGCTGCTCTCCATCTCCCACGGTCAAAAACACCTTTAGAAACGCCTACGACGCATATCGACATACACCCTCGCCGGCCCCAACACTACGAGCGGAGCCTTGCACAAAGGATCCGAAGCCAACATCGAAACAGGAAGCTCTACCCGCCAACTATAGCCGACACAGCCACGATGAGCTCCCCTACCAGCTCCCTCTGGGCATCCGGGGTATCCTGCGCAACTCTCCCATAGTCGCATCGTCGCTAAGGCGGGCATCACTTTCGGCCACCTCCGTCAACGGATCTGGAAATGGACGACGGGCCCTGTTCCCGGCCAAAAAGCGCGTGCACTACCGGTGTCCCATCGACGAGGAAATCAAAACCGTACGTTTTATCGCCAAACATTCCGACCTCACATCCCCAAGTGGCTATTCGTGCTCCTCCTCTTCCgcttcttcctcatcctcctcagaAGGAGAATCCGCGTCGGACAGCTCAGAATCATCCGGCGCTTCGGACGAAGACAGCACATCCACTCATAAAGAAACGGGTGGTACTAGCTCGCCGGGCAAGCGCAAAAAACACGCCCGCAGCATGAGACAAATTCGTGCCGCAGGGCTTCGCGACAGGGTGCCGTGCCCGGACGATGACGTCGAAACTCCGCAGACACCCGTAAACCGTCGCAGAAAACGCCAACGACAATGGAGATGGACCCTGGGCCCGATCAAGGACGGTCATGTGCTCCCCAGCCGGGATGATGGGTCCAATGCGGCTGTACAAGAGACAGACCCGCAGCCAGCCTCGCTGGCAATCCAAGGTGGGAAGAGCCCAGGTGTCAATATCGTGATCCCCATGCCGGTGCCCATTCAATCGAGGCCTAAACTGAGTCCG TTTAACTTCAACAATCTACTCGGATCTCGTTCTGTGGTTTCTCCAAGTCTTGTCTTGGATCAAGCACTTCTAGCATTGAATGCTCTATGA
- a CDS encoding uncharacterized protein (EggNog:ENOG410PKJB~COG:L), producing the protein MTSLLRKQAALRRDDSRIIIHFDYDCFYASVFETENPALKSLPLAVQQKQIVVTCNYEARRRGLRKLQLIKDAKRTCPDVVIVLGEDLTKFRDASKELHSFLKKYIWGDRVEKLGFDEVFLDVTSMIDHNAQFLNRNDLRNSFFQLDKNDPTVGFSFDAGAFCGPTWPPNACSTRGEETDPEMFSSLGMRLILGSHLANYLRFQLEEHTGYTATVGISTSKLLAKLVGNANKPKNQTTLIPPYSAGADGQEGNIDRFLCQHEVGEIPGIGFKMANRIRAHILGRQPSTELYQSLTDTDRVTVGAVRSFPNMGPLKLDKILRGGGWPNLLGTKVWCLLNGIDPTDVAAGKVIPSQISIEDSYRQVDSIQAVRKELHAEDEEDIMDGTADEDGRQALAKGKKRWLAFPKTLRISTRSRLPPLQDGSHPFNSRRISRSCPIPQFVFSFHESIEALAERLIEETLIPLFRRLHPDKSAYKLSLINIAATNMIECAGSEKSSMGQDIGKMFQNRTRVPAHSLSLNPTSKNAEYIDDGLDTIDMGDSTDSVNPRNDIHDGKEQHSSKTSTTKEIMDNWDEEEVHGWASDDEISADKDSAAPCHECQLCGSLIPSFAAQAHATYHSMRSTEVGCGRQP; encoded by the exons atgACGTCGCTGCTTCGCAAGCAAGCAGCTTTGCGCAGGGATGATAGTAGGATCATAATTCATTTT GACTATGATTGTTTCTATGCCTCCGTTTTCGAAACCGAAAACCCTGCTTTGAAGTCTCTTCCGCTTGCTGTGCAGCAGAAGCAAATCGTTGTGACCTGTAACTATGAGGCTCGACGACGTGGCTTGCGGAAGCTGCAGCTCATAAAAGACGCAAAGAGAACTTGCCCTGACGTGGTCATCGTGCTTGGCGAGGATCTTACCAAGTTTCGCGACGCGTCAAAGGAGCTGCACTCCTTCTTGAAGAAATACATATGGGGAGACCGCGTGGAGAAATTGGGGTTTGATGAG GTATTTCTTGATGTGACATCAATGATAGATCATAATGCCCAATTTTTGAATCGAAACGACCTTCGCAATTCCTTCTTTCAGCTCGACAAAAACGATCCCACGGTGGGCTTCAGTTTCGATGCTGGTGCTTTTTGCGGTCCTACCTGGCCCCCCAACGCGTGTTCCACCAGGGGAGAGGAAACGGACCCGGAGATGTTTTCCTCACTTGGAATGAGGTTGATACTTGGTTCCCATCTAGCCAACTATCTTCGATTCCAGCTGGAGGAGCATACAGGCTACACTGCCACAGTCGGCATCTCCACATCAAAGCTACTAGCCAAGCTGGTTGGAAATGCAAACAAACCAAAGAATCAAACAACGCTTATACCTCCCTATTCAGCGGGGGCTGATGGCCAAGAAGGAAATATCGATAGGTTTCTTTGCCAACATGAGGTTGGCGAGATTCCTGGCATCGGATTCAAGATGGCTAATCGAATCAGAGCCCATATACTTGGCCGACAGCCTAGTACTGAACTTTATCAAAGTTTAACTGATACGGATCGGGTTACAGTTGGCGCTGTCCGCTCATTTCCCAACATGGGACCGTTAAAGTTGGATAAGATCCTGCGTGGTGGTGGCTGGCCGAACTTGCTGGGCACCAAGGTTTGGTGCCTACTTAACGGCATCGATCCCACGGACGTGGCGGCTGGGAAGGTTATCCCGTCTCAGATTAGCATTGAAGATTCATACAGACAAGTGGACAGCATACAAGCTGTGCGAAAGGAATTAC ATGCCGAAGACGAGGAAGATATCATGGACGGTACTGCTGACGAAGATGGCAGGCAGGCCCTAgccaaagggaaaaaaagatgGCTAGCTTTCCCGAAAACACTACGCATCTCAACACGCTCACGTCTCCCGCCACTGCAGGATGGAAGCCATCCGTTCAACAGCAGGAGAATATCTAGGTCATGTCCGATACCCCAATTTGTCTTCTCCTTTCACGAGAGTATTGAAGCACTGGCAGAACGTCTTATTGAAGAGACTCTCATCCCCCTGTTTCGGCGACTACATCCGGACAAATCCGCGTACAAACTCAGCCTTATCAATATTGCTGCCACAAACATGATTGAATGTGCCGGTTCGGAAAAGAGTAGTATGGGCCAAGACATTGGCAAGATGTTTCAAAATCGCACACGCGTTCCGGCACATTCTCTTTCCTTAAACCCGACCAGTAAGAACGCAGAATATATTGATGACGGCCTAGATACCATTGACATGGGCGATAGTACTGACTCAGTCAACCCACGCAACGACATTCATGATGGTAAAGAACAACACAGCTCCAAAACGAGCACGACTAAGGAGATCATGGATAATTGGGACGAGGAAGAAGTTCACGGCTGGGCAAGCGATGACGAGATTTCCGCGGACAAAGACTCAGCCGCTCCTTGTCACGAGTGCCAACTATGCGGTTCTCTCATACCCTCGTTTGCGGCCCAAGCGCACGCTACATACCACTCAATGCGGAGTACAGAAGTTGGCTGCGGCCGACAACCCTAA
- a CDS encoding uncharacterized protein (EggNog:ENOG410PKJB~COG:L~BUSCO:3786at33183), which translates to MIDHNAQFLNRNDLRNSFFQLDKNDPTVGFSFDAGAFCGPTWPPNACSTRGEETDPEMFSSLGMRLILGSHLANYLRFQLEEHTGYTATVGISTSKLLAKLVGNANKPKNQTTLIPPYSAGADGQEGNIDRFLCQHEVGEIPGIGFKMANRIRAHILGRQPSTELYQSLTDTDRVTVGAVRSFPNMGPLKLDKILRGGGWPNLLGTKVWCLLNGIDPTDVAAGKVIPSQISIEDSYRQVDSIQAVRKELRTLACSLLRRMHADLTQDAEDEEDIMDGTADEDGRQALAKGKKRWLAFPKTLRISTRSRLPPLQDGSHPFNSRRISRSCPIPQFVFSFHESIEALAERLIEETLIPLFRRLHPDKSAYKLSLINIAATNMIECAGSEKSSMGQDIGKMFQNRTRVPAHSLSLNPTSKNAEYIDDGLDTIDMGDSTDSVNPRNDIHDGKEQHSSKTSTTKEIMDNWDEEEVHGWASDDEISADKDSAAPCHECQLCGSLIPSFAAQAHATYHSMRSTEVGCGRQP; encoded by the coding sequence ATGATAGATCATAATGCCCAATTTTTGAATCGAAACGACCTTCGCAATTCCTTCTTTCAGCTCGACAAAAACGATCCCACGGTGGGCTTCAGTTTCGATGCTGGTGCTTTTTGCGGTCCTACCTGGCCCCCCAACGCGTGTTCCACCAGGGGAGAGGAAACGGACCCGGAGATGTTTTCCTCACTTGGAATGAGGTTGATACTTGGTTCCCATCTAGCCAACTATCTTCGATTCCAGCTGGAGGAGCATACAGGCTACACTGCCACAGTCGGCATCTCCACATCAAAGCTACTAGCCAAGCTGGTTGGAAATGCAAACAAACCAAAGAATCAAACAACGCTTATACCTCCCTATTCAGCGGGGGCTGATGGCCAAGAAGGAAATATCGATAGGTTTCTTTGCCAACATGAGGTTGGCGAGATTCCTGGCATCGGATTCAAGATGGCTAATCGAATCAGAGCCCATATACTTGGCCGACAGCCTAGTACTGAACTTTATCAAAGTTTAACTGATACGGATCGGGTTACAGTTGGCGCTGTCCGCTCATTTCCCAACATGGGACCGTTAAAGTTGGATAAGATCCTGCGTGGTGGTGGCTGGCCGAACTTGCTGGGCACCAAGGTTTGGTGCCTACTTAACGGCATCGATCCCACGGACGTGGCGGCTGGGAAGGTTATCCCGTCTCAGATTAGCATTGAAGATTCATACAGACAAGTGGACAGCATACAAGCTGTGCGAAAGGAATTACGTACACTGGCCTGTAGTCTCCTTCGTCGTATGCATGCTGATCTGACTCAAGATGCCGAAGACGAGGAAGATATCATGGACGGTACTGCTGACGAAGATGGCAGGCAGGCCCTAgccaaagggaaaaaaagatgGCTAGCTTTCCCGAAAACACTACGCATCTCAACACGCTCACGTCTCCCGCCACTGCAGGATGGAAGCCATCCGTTCAACAGCAGGAGAATATCTAGGTCATGTCCGATACCCCAATTTGTCTTCTCCTTTCACGAGAGTATTGAAGCACTGGCAGAACGTCTTATTGAAGAGACTCTCATCCCCCTGTTTCGGCGACTACATCCGGACAAATCCGCGTACAAACTCAGCCTTATCAATATTGCTGCCACAAACATGATTGAATGTGCCGGTTCGGAAAAGAGTAGTATGGGCCAAGACATTGGCAAGATGTTTCAAAATCGCACACGCGTTCCGGCACATTCTCTTTCCTTAAACCCGACCAGTAAGAACGCAGAATATATTGATGACGGCCTAGATACCATTGACATGGGCGATAGTACTGACTCAGTCAACCCACGCAACGACATTCATGATGGTAAAGAACAACACAGCTCCAAAACGAGCACGACTAAGGAGATCATGGATAATTGGGACGAGGAAGAAGTTCACGGCTGGGCAAGCGATGACGAGATTTCCGCGGACAAAGACTCAGCCGCTCCTTGTCACGAGTGCCAACTATGCGGTTCTCTCATACCCTCGTTTGCGGCCCAAGCGCACGCTACATACCACTCAATGCGGAGTACAGAAGTTGGCTGCGGCCGACAACCCTAA
- a CDS encoding uncharacterized protein (EggNog:ENOG410PHCT~COG:O~TransMembrane:1 (o566-587i)~MEROPS:MER0182135~BUSCO:2665at33183): protein MHDHHHVLLRSSYMQTRQPSDPALEDTTRDYMIVFRDSDVGRDIHANLKRGSPIERSCGSDSLSFNTDPDHPMFRPVERRDQSSWAAMPLDLMMGISKRQGDISGGNPGGPINIRETIGSTAGCPRTKKVALIGVAADCEYTKSFNSSVQAAQRNIVNVVNSASQIYEEAFNITLGLRKVQVLPGECPATPPASAPWNAACGTRQNSGPDISRRLNLFSAWRGEQNDDNAFWMLMTTCNSGPEVGLAWLGQVCINTASRQSDRDGGPTQSVSSTGVVVRTPQEWQVFAHEAGHIFGAVHDCDSELCASPANVARARCCPLTADSCDADGRFIMNPTSARGITDFSPCTIGQICTAMGRNIVRTSCFTNNRNVVTYAGSECGNGIVEEGEDCDCGGEEMCANNRCCDPRTCKFRDGAVCDDSNEECCRNCQFASSDTVCRPSTGPCDPEEKCTGRTALCPKDSYKKDGDRCGNGLACASGQCTSRDMQCRVMMGGRLGGNDTESCDFSSCSLSCRSRSSSPEVCVIGMQYFLDGTPCVAGGVCKNGSCTGSSFGNEIRSWIDRNKNLVIGLSAGLGGLLVLAIFGCIFRRCRRPRPKNRKMAPMKVRSVPDMWTSSVPPDQYTRGPPPGPPQNIPPVYPPPAYSQTYGRGDMPSPRYA, encoded by the exons ATGCACGACCACCATCATGTCTTGCTGCGATCTAGTTACATGCAGACAAGGCAGCCGTCGGATCCCGCCTTGGAAGATACGACTCGGGATTATATGATCGTCTTCCGTGATTCCGACGTCGGTCGGGATATACATGCGAATCTCAAGCGTGGCTCACCGATAGAACGTTCGTGTGGCTCAGACAGTTTGAGCTTTAATACCGACCCTGACCACCCTATGTTTCGCCCGGTGGAGCGACGCGACCAGAGCTCCTGGGCCGCGATGCCACTCGATCTCATGATGGGCATCAGCAAAAGGCAAGGAGACATCTCTGGCGGGAATCCTGGGGGTCCAATAAACATCCGGGAAACGATTGGAAGCACTGCTGGTTGCCCGAGAACGAAAAAAGTCGCTTTAATTGGCGTCGCCGCCGATTGCGAGTATACAAAGTCTTTCAATTCTTCGGTCCAGGCCGCTCAACGCAACATTGTCAACGTGGTAAACAGTGCGTCTCAGATCTACGAGGAAGCATTCAACATCACCCTCGGGCTCAGAAAGGTCCAAGTTCTTCCCGGAGAATGCCCCGCGACTCCACCGGCCTCCGCCCCTTGGAACGCTGCTTGTGGCACAAGACAGAATTCAGGACCCGATATCTCTCGGAGATTGAATCTCTTTTCCGCTTGGAGAGGTGAGCAGAACGATGATAATGCGTTTTGGATGTTGATGACAACTTGCAATTCCGGCCCTGAGGTTGGCTTGGCCTGGCTGGGTCAAGTGTGCATCAACACTGCCAGCCGGCAGTCAGACCGTGACGGTGGGCCCACGCAATCAGTGAGTAGCACCGGAGTTGTCGTGCGAACTCCACAGGAATGGCAAGTGTTTGCTCATGAAGCAGGCCATATCTTTGGTGCTGTTCACGATTGTGACTCTGAACTTTGCGCATCGCCGGCCAACGTTGCCAGGGCTCGTTGCTGTCCTCTAACGGCCGATAGCTGCGATGCAGATGGCCGGTTCATCATGAATCCAACCTCAGCAAGGGGTATTACTGATTTTTCTCCCTGCACAATCGGCCAGATTTGTACTGCAATGGGTCGAAACATCGTTCGGACCAGCTGCTTCACAAATAACCGAAACGTGGTAACATACGCCGGGAGTGAGTGTGGTAATGGTATTGTCGAAGAAGGTGAAGACTGTGACTGCGGCGGCGAGGAAATGTGTGCCAACAACCGATGCTGTGACCCTAGGACTTGCAAATTCCGCGATGGTGCAGTCTGCGACGACTCAAACGAGGAGTGCTGCAGGAATTGCCAATTTGCTTCGTCAGACACCGTTTGTCGACCTAGCACCGGTCCTTGTGACCCTGAGGAGAAATGTACCGGGAGAACCGCTCTGTGCCCAAAAGACAGTTACAAGAAAGATGGTGATAGATGTGGAAATGGGCTTGCCTGTGCTAGTGGGCAATGCACCAGCAGAGACATGCAATGTAGAGTCATGATGGGTGGCAGGCTCGGCGGAAACGACACAGAATCGTGCGATTTTTCGAGCTGTTCCCTAAGCTGCCGCTCCAGATCATCAAGCCCCGAAGTTTGTGTAATTGGAATGCAGTACTTCCTGGATGGCACCCCTTGTGTTGCCGGTGGAGTGTGCAAAAAT GGCTCCTGTACCGGAAGCTCCTTTGGCAACGAAATTCGGTCCTGGATTGATAGGAACAAGAACCTTGTTATCGGTCTCTCTGCTGGTCTTGGCGGTCTCCTAGTTCTCGCGATTTTCGGCTGCATTTTCCGTCGCTGCCGAAGACCTAGACCAAAGAACCGGAAGATGGCACCCATGAAAGTGAGAAGCGTACCAGATATGTGGACAAGCTCAGTACCGCCTGATCAGTACACTCGCGGCCCTCCACCAGGCCCACCACAGAATATACCACCGGTATATCCACCACCAGCATATTCGCAAACCTATGGACGTGGTGACATGCCTTCACCTCGATATGCATAA
- the CDC31 gene encoding Calcium-binding component of the spindle pole body (SPB) half-bridge (EggNog:ENOG410PR43~COG:D,Z~BUSCO:15185at33183) produces the protein MASSSTHPSFPPRSSYAAGKLPDRSGLNPTPLPFGSSAALSRRDRAGDYGGEGSGGGPAMGLGKASTHGSVMVQGHGAQQHGLQSHQGNPTGGLSGAASGGNNNPLSDLSEEQREEINEAFTLFDLDRDRHLDYHELRVALRALGFTLSKPDLISLLTTYGVPRPTAAPGGTNQANQSQQSSRQPQPSQQPPPHPSSLLMPLSSFQTITARKILERDPREEILRAFELFDEGGKGYIDLEDLRRVARELGETGLEEEELRAMIEEFDLEGVGGVTREGFVGICLQ, from the exons ATGGCATCTTCCTCCACTCACCCCTCGTTCCCACCCCGCTCCTCCTATGCAGCCGGCAAACTCCCCGATCGTTCGGGGTTAAATCCAACCCCTCTACCTTTTGGGTCCTCAGCAGCATTATCACGAAGAGATAGAGCCGGTGACTACGGTGGTGAAGGGTCTGGTGGCGGCCCAGCTATGGGTCTGGGAAAGGCGTCGACGCATGGATCAGTGATGGTACAAGGGCACGGCGCACAGCAACATGGTTTGCAGTCACATCAAGGGAATCCGACGGGAGGGCTGAGCGGTGCTGCCAGCGGAGGGAACAACAATCCTCTAAGTGACCTATCAGAGGAgcagagagaagaaatcaaCGAAGCT TTCACTCTCTTTGATCTCGACCGCGACCGCCACCTGGACTACCACGAACTCCGCGTCGCCCTGCGCGCCTTGGGCTTCACCCTTTCCAAACCCGACCTCATCTCCCTCCTCACAACCTACGGCGTCCCACGACCCACCGCCGCCCCCGGTGGCACAAATCAGGCCAATCAATCCCAGCAATCGTCCCGCCAGCCCCAGCCTTCACAACAACCTCCACCTCACCCATCTTCCCTGCTCATGCCACTCTCCTCCTTCCAGACCATCACAGCTCGCAAGATCCTCGAACGAGATCCGCGTGAAGAAATACTCCGCGCTTTCGAGCTTTTTGACGAAGGCGGGAAAGGATATATCGATCTGGAGGATTTGAGGAGAGTGGCCAGGGAGCTGGGAGAGACGGGGCTTGAAGAGGAGGAATTGAGGGCGATGATTGAGGAGTTTGATCTAGAAGGCGTGGGCGGGGTGACAAGGGAAGGATTTGTAGGTATTTGTCTGCAGTGA
- a CDS encoding uncharacterized protein (EggNog:ENOG410PI14~COG:A~BUSCO:9800at33183) yields MADQQNISQILAALAAAQPGGLAAPATFAGSNPSSGPLVNQTGFSLPPPDSTGSVDISGVKPVNTGSVTIADAIAKARGIAAEKGIAYGSNHDQRGADPRRDSRSYHRSRSPSRTPPRATRDVFRDNYNPYRDERRGDRRGNDRAYVRERSFSPRPAGRATDAYPAQPSRPHRGASDRSPPSRRGGGMDDSTETINIDSKLVGLIIGRQGDNLRRIESDTGTRIQFLDSPESNVNIRPCRISGTRAARSDAKAEIFRMISENNAARGAMASADRFASRGPHEPPGRQPGYGEDENSSTQMMVPDRTVGLIIGRGGETIKDLQDRSGCHVIIAPEDKSLNGLRPVNLNGAPRAIQRAKDLILEVVETDSRQGGAPPQREPRGYAPERDTGGPAPERGDDSIFIPKESVGMIIGKGGDTIKELQNITGCKVNILPAVGREVDREVVMIGSKQAIEQMKKSILEKVDTFKSRSQARRDDGYSERYSQPQLRSYPQDQTKSSQPSQASAPAAGGDSADPYAMYGGYENYVAMWYAAMAQQQQQQQQPYQQQSPSDPKPPGVP; encoded by the exons ATGGCCGACCAGCAGAACATATCCCAGATCCTAGCAGCCCTAG CTGCCGCGCAGCCTGGCGGTTTAGCTGCCCCGGCCACGTTCGCAGGCTCGAATCCGAGCTCAGGACCGCTCGTAAACCAAACGGGCTTCTCCCTTCCGCCTCCTGATAGCACCGGAAGTGTCGATATTAGCGGTGTCAAACCGGTCAACACTGGATCCGTCACCATCGCAGATGCGATTGCCAAAGCTCGCGGTATCGCAGCGGAGAAAGGCATTGCGTACGGTTCAAATCACG ATCAAAGAGGCGCGGACCCTCGACGCGACTCCCGATCGTATCATCGCTCGCGCTCGCCTTCGAGAACACCGCCACGCGCTACGCGCGATGTTTTCAGAGACAACTACAATCCTTACCGTGATGAACGTCGCGGAGATAGGCGTGGGAATGATCGCGCTTACGTGAGAGAGCGATCCTTTTCTCCTCGTCCTGCGGGCCGGGCAACGGACGCGTATCCCGCCCAGCCAAGCAGACCTCATCGGGGCGCAAGTGATAGGTCGCCTCCCAGTAGAAGGGGGGGTGGGATGGATGACAGTACCGAAACGATAAACATAGATTCAAAGCTTGTCGGATTGATCATTGGACGACAAGGAGATAATCTTCGAAGAATTGAGTCCGACACCGGAACGCGGATACAGTTTTTGGATAGCCCCGAATCAAATGTTAATATCAGACCTTGCAGGATTTCCGGAACTAGAGCCGCGCGGAGCGATGCGAAGGCGGAAATATTTCGTATGATCAGCGAGAATAATGCTGCGCGAGGTGCAATGGCTTCTGCAGATCGCTTTGCGTCTCGCGGCCCGCACGAACCACCTGGGAGGCAACCTGGgtatggagaagatgagaacTCCTCAACGCAGATGATGGTCCCCGATCGGACTGTGGGTCTGATCATTGGCCGCGGCGGTGAGACGATAAAGGATCTTCAGGATCGCAGTGGATGCCACGTGATTATTGCGCCTGAAGATAAAAGCCTTAATGGTCTTCGGCCAGTCAATTTGAACGGAGCCCCAAGGGCCATTCAACGGGCGAAGGATCTTATATTAGAAGTGGTGGAAACCGACTCACGACAGGGCGGTGCACCACCACAACGCGAGCCACGAGGATATGCGCCTGAAAGAGACACAGGAGGTCCAGCCCCTGAGCGAGGCGATGACAGCATTTTCATCCCCAAAGAATCTGTTGGAATGATCATTGGAAAAG GCGGCGATACCATTAAAGAACTGCAGAATATTACTGGTTGCAAAGTCAATATACTACCGGCTGTTGGCCGGGAGGTTGACAGAGAAGTTGTAATGATAGGGTCCAAGCAAGCCATTGaacagatgaagaagagcatCTTGGAGAAGGTCGATACTTTT AAATCACGATCCCAAGCTAGACGCGATGATGGATATAGTGAGCGATATTCGCAGCCCCAACTCCGGAGTTACCCTCAGGATCAGACCAAGTCATCACAGCCCTCTCAAGCGTCGGCTCCGGCGGCGGGAGGCGATAGCGCCGATCCTTACGCAATGTACGGCGGCTACGAGAATTACGTTGCAATGTGGTATGCTGCAATGGctcaacaacagcagcaacaacagcagccaTATCAGCAGCAGTCTCCTTCCGATCCCAAGCCGCCAGGAGTTCCCTAA
- a CDS encoding uncharacterized protein (EggNog:ENOG410PFMG~COG:E~BUSCO:6019at33183) produces the protein MSSTPATSDPFRPAKRVAGQRKDVWSIAREAANASPVQPVVNMGQGFFGYNPPEFILNAAKNELDKVVSNQYAPTKGNPRLKQAIATAYSPFFGKKIDPESEVVITSGANEGMLSAFMGFVEPGDEVIIFEPFFDQYISNIEMPGGTIRYVPLHPPKDGSKRKTKASEWSIDFDELEKTFNEKTRMIVLNTPHNPVGKVLSREELERIAALCIKYNTIIVSDEVYDRLYYVPFTRIATLSPQVAERTLTVGSAGKNFYATGWRVGYLIGPEHLIKYVAAAHTRICYSSVAPLQAAAAIGFEEADKVGFWDQSRQEMRGKIERFCEVFDELNIPYTDPDGGYFVLANMASVKIPENYSFPPHIESRPRDFKLFWFLAMEVGVGTIPPTEFYTDANAHIGEDWIRFSICKPDEDLEEAKKRLRGLQKYIVR, from the exons ATGTCTTCCACACCAGCGACCTCCGATCCTTTCCGCCCTGCAAAAAGGGTTGCTGGTCAGCGGAAAGATGTTTG GTCAATTGCCCGCGAAGCCGCCAATGCGTCCCCTGTTCAACCTGTCGTGAACATGGGACAAGGTTTCTT TGGCTATAATCCCCCTGAATTTATCCTTAATGCTGCGAAAAATGAGCTTGACAAAGTGGTATCGAACCAATATGCGCCAACAAAA GGGAACCCACGGCTGAAGCAGGCCATTGCCACCGCTTACTCTCCCTTCTTTGGCAAAAAGATTGATCCAGAGAGCGAAGTGGTGATTACCAGCGGAGCAAACGAAG GCATGCTCAGCGCGTTTATGGGTTTTGTGGAACCGGGTGATGAAGTCATCATCTTCGAACCGTTTTTCGACCA ATATATTAGCAACATTGAAATGCCAGGGGGTACTATTAGATACGTGCCCTTACATCCACCGAAAGATGGCTCAAAGAGGAAAACAAAGGCATCCGAATGGTCCATCGATTTCGATGAGCTCGAAAAGACTTTCAACGAGAAAACTAGGATGATA GTCTTGAATACACC ACATAATCCAGTCGGTAAGGTCCTGTCTCGCGAAGAACTCGAGAGGATTGCCGCCCTTTGCATCAAGTACAACACAATTATTGTCTCTGATGAGGTGTACGACCGGCTCTACTACGTGCCGTTTACCCGCATCGCAACTCTTTCACCCCAAGTTGCCGAGCGCACCCTCACTGTGGGCTCTGCGGGCAAAAATTTCTACGCGACTGGCTGGCGTGTAGGGTATCTCATTGGACCCGAGCACCTCATTAAATACGTCGCCGCTGCACATACGCGAATCTGTTACAGCAGCGTTGCTCCCCTCCAAGCAGCAGCCGCCATTGGGTTTGAGGAGGCGGACAAGGTTGGCTTCTGGGACCAAAGCAGGCAAGAAATGCGTGGGAAGATAGAGAGATTCTGTGAAGTCTTTGATGAGTTGAACATTCCG TATACGGACCCAGACGGCGGATACTTTGTGCTGGCGAACATGGCTTCTGTGAAAATCCCAGAGAATTATTCGTTCCCACCACACATTGAAAGCCGGCCCCGGGACTTTAAATTGTTCTGGTTCCTAGCAATGGAGGTCGGCGTGGGGACCATCCCACCCACGGAATTCTACACAGATGCCAATGCGCACATTGGAGAAGACTGGATCCGATTCTCGATTTGCAAGCCGGATGAGGATCTGGAAGAGGCCAAGAAGCGATTGCGAGGATTGCAGAAGTACATTGTTCGATAA